The Arachis ipaensis cultivar K30076 chromosome B07, Araip1.1, whole genome shotgun sequence genome includes a window with the following:
- the LOC107607347 gene encoding zinc finger BED domain-containing protein RICESLEEPER 1-like codes for MLQGRVTRDGGAVTERVNGAGEKRVCAAESEEGRVALGNMQIGIWDGLKEIDDSVAKIRDAVKYVRSSNSRLARFKACIAQENIPHNTLVCLDVETRWNSTYLMLVAALKHQKAFELLEMQDKKFIDELNKGRGVPSFQDWDYAKSVLPFLEMFYDATLRISGSSYVTSNLYMKEVFALGRRIQQYRDDDDLSISLMASKMKAKYNKYWGNAKTINMLLLIAIVLDPCHKLDYVEWCLVNSFSVEVDGELKTNLSSCLHLLYNLYQGADEGNQDDTLSQPSASDKVKDIYDMGLYHRSTGRKSNLKSELDRYLNKTVSQMISLWIF; via the exons ATGCTACAAGGGAGAGTGACGAGGGATGGCGGCGCGGTGACAGAGAGGGTTAACGGTGCGGGTGAGAAGAGAGTGTGTGCTGCAGAGAGTGAAGAAGGGAGAGTGGCGTTGGGGAATATGCAAATAGGGATTTGG GATggattgaaggagattgatgatTCGGTTGCCAAAATTCGAGATGCTGTGAAGTATGTCAGATCTTCAAATTCAAGATTAGCTAGGTTTAAGGCATGTATTGCACAAGAGAATATTCCACATAATACTCTTGTTTGCCTAGATGTTGAAACGCGATGGAACTCTACATACTTAATGTTAGTAGCAGCCTTAAAGCATCAGAAGGCATTTGAGCTATTAGAGATGCAAGACAAAAAATTTATTGATGAATTAAACAAGGGAAGAGGGGTACCTTCATTTCAAGATTGGGATTATGCTAAGTCCGTCTTAccatttttagagatgttttacgATGCTACACTTCGCATCTCTGGATCCTCTTATGTCACTAGTAACTTATACATGAAAGAAGTGTTTGCTCTTGGAAGGAGGATTCAACAATATCGTGATGATGATGATTTGAGCATAAGTCTTATGGCAAGTAAGATGAAAGCAAAATACAACAAGTATTGGggaaatgcaaaaactattaacATGTTGTTGTTAATTGCCATAGTTCTAGATCCCTGCCATAAGTTGGATTATGTTGAGTGGTGCCTAGTTAATTCTTTTAGTGTGGAAGTGGACGGTGAATTGAAGACAAATTTGTCTTCTTGTCTTCATTTactttataatttatatcaaggTGCAGATGAAGGAAACCAAGATGATACCCTCTCCCAACCGAGTGCAAGTGATAAAGTCAAAGACATTTATGATATGGGGTTATATCATCGATCAACCGGTCGCAAATCCAATCTTAAATCTGAGCTTGATCGTTATTTGAATAAGACTGTGAGCCAGATGATAAGCCTTTGGATATTCTAG